A stretch of the Methanobacterium veterum genome encodes the following:
- a CDS encoding 30S ribosomal protein S6e — protein sequence MAFKLVISEGAKSHQVDVDEAQSKKLNGLTIGDEIDASLVGLDGYKLKITGGSDKNGFPMKKDVDGQRKIRSLLSGGLGFEPKRAGQRRRKTIRGNTVSDNIVQINTIVTEKGSKSIDELLGAEEAE from the coding sequence TTGGCATTTAAATTAGTCATTTCAGAAGGCGCAAAGAGTCACCAAGTAGACGTTGATGAAGCACAATCAAAAAAATTAAACGGTTTAACAATCGGCGATGAAATAGATGCTTCTTTAGTAGGTTTAGACGGTTACAAACTTAAAATAACTGGCGGAAGCGATAAGAATGGTTTTCCTATGAAAAAAGATGTCGATGGACAGAGGAAAATAAGAAGTCTGTTATCCGGCGGTCTTGGATTTGAACCAAAAAGAGCTGGACAGAGAAGAAGGAAAACTATCCGTGGAAACACAGTATCTGATAATATAGTTCAAATTAATACAATTGTCACAGAAAAAGGCAGTAAAAGTATAGATGAACTTTTAGGCGCTGAAGAAGCTGAATAA
- a CDS encoding 30S ribosomal protein S27ae, with the protein MKKCDLYEVKDNKLVRKNPECVRCSHGVFMADHGDRYACGKCGYTQWKNKE; encoded by the coding sequence ATGAAAAAATGTGACCTTTACGAAGTTAAAGATAACAAACTCGTTAGAAAAAACCCTGAATGTGTAAGATGCTCACACGGTGTTTTCATGGCAGACCATGGAGACAGATACGCATGTGGAAAATGCGGTTACACACAGTGGAAAAACAAAGAATAA
- a CDS encoding inorganic diphosphatase: MNLWKDLEPGPSVPEVIYAVIEIPKGSRNKYEYDKDMEAFALDRVLYSPFHYPAEYGIIPKTLYDDGDPMDVMVLMDQPTFPGCVIETRPIGVMRMIDGDDKDDKILGVPVNDPRYKDINDIDDIPSHLLDEIAHFFKEYKTLEGKVTEVLGWEHAEEAFEAVKHSIELYKNMD; the protein is encoded by the coding sequence ATGAATCTTTGGAAGGATTTAGAACCAGGACCATCAGTTCCAGAAGTGATATATGCTGTAATTGAAATACCAAAGGGATCAAGGAATAAATATGAATACGATAAAGATATGGAAGCCTTTGCACTGGATAGAGTTTTATACTCTCCGTTTCATTACCCTGCAGAGTACGGAATAATTCCAAAAACACTTTACGACGATGGTGATCCAATGGATGTTATGGTACTTATGGATCAGCCAACTTTTCCAGGATGTGTAATTGAAACCAGACCTATCGGTGTCATGAGGATGATCGATGGTGATGATAAAGATGATAAAATATTAGGCGTACCTGTTAATGATCCAAGGTATAAAGATATTAATGATATCGATGATATTCCTAGTCATCTCCTAGATGAAATTGCACACTTTTTCAAGGAGTATAAAACTCTTGAAGGAAAAGTTACAGAAGTATTAGGATGGGAACATGCTGAAGAAGCATTTGAAGCTGTAAAACATTCTATAGAATTATACAAAAATATGGATTAA
- a CDS encoding PAS domain S-box protein, with amino-acid sequence MNTKGKLIKSFLGNIEGWKSVLDSSPDLIIILDTEFNIIWANKPMSMVIRNQKSSKVLNNSQNSCLELKCFEVIHGIKSPISGCPHAKMMQDCHEHSQEITDENLGGHFLTTVSPIKDESGNVLGSVHIARNINEDKKAKENIQRLADVVESSDDAIITKSFDGTVMSWNIGAEQIYGYSAQEIMGKPISILEPPQLRRETKKLINKIKNGEKVDHYETLRLKKDGELINVSVTLSPVFSASGELVAISTIARDITERKMAEKQKQELLERTQQFAEELEVSNEELQVTTDELQTANLELQATTEELQVSNEELQDTTEELQAANEELRQQGDELLQINKSLLESEERFRALADNIPNLAWMANAEGWIFWYNKQWYDYTGTTLEEMQGWGWQKVHHPDYIDTVTEEWSKSIKEGKPYDNMFPLRGKNGKYHWFLTRVIPIHDEQGNIQRWFGTNTDITEQKRANELILWNHGRNELLAEVSSRLLTSENPQDIIDDLCYKTMEFLECDVFFNYLVDEEKGCLHLNAYSGIPEEEAKRIEWLDYGVAVCGCAALESRRIVSENIFETPDTRTDLVKGYGVQAYACHPLLIEGLSIGTLSFGANSRAYFTDEELDLMKAVADQIAIAMNRLISNSILKESEEAAIQVKKEWEHTFEAVPDLISILDTEYKIIRANKAMADKFGITPEECVGLACYEIIHGTCEPPSFCPHKLLIEDGLEHTEEICGDNWGGDFLVSASPLYDSEGRLQGSVHVARDINERKRKEKELNRLNKAYMALGNSSQAMIRAKDELEYLEEVCRIIVEDCGHSMVWVGYADEDEAKTVRPVAYSGFEEGYLETLNITWADTERGRGPTGTAIRTGKPSACKNMYSDPKFALWRENAIERGYASSLVLPLKMYGRVFGALTIYSTELDSFSDDEVKLLTELAENLAYGINVIRLRISREQAEAELKEARDNLEIQVKERTLELEKAYESLKFANNYNRSLIEANLDPLVTIGPDGKITDVNYSTELVTGYSRDEIIGTDFSDYFTEPEKARNGYKEVFREGWVFDYPLEIKNKDGNVTPVLYNASVYRNEDGDVIGVFAAARDITEIKQAEKEIKRQAELLNLTQEAIIVRDMGNKILFWNDGAVKIYGWNAEEANGKITHSLLKTEFPLSLKEVDEELINNGQWGGELVHTKRDGSQITVLSRQVLKKDEKENPVSILEINSDISERKKMEEELEFAGKYNRNLIETSLDPFVTIGPDGKITDVNGATEAVTGRARDELIGTDFSDYFTEPEKAREGYKRVFKDRWIIDYPLEIKHKKGHITPVLYNASVYEDESGNVIGVFAAARDITERKKAEKLLKLKIEELARSNAELEQFAYVSSHDLQEPLRMIGSYLQLLQRRYYGELDDKADKYIDFAVDGASRMQNLINDLLEFSRVTTRAREFESTDCELVLNQVLSNLELSIKESGAVISHDHLPIIMADSTQLAQVFQNLISNAIKFHSEKTPEITISVRKEDNNWILSVADNGIGIDPKHGERIFEVFKRLHKRRDYPGTGIGLSICKKIVERHGGHIWVESEPGKGSIFYFTLPVGHIKN; translated from the coding sequence ATGAACACTAAAGGAAAATTGATTAAATCTTTTTTAGGAAATATTGAAGGATGGAAATCAGTTTTAGATTCATCACCAGATCTTATAATTATTTTAGACACTGAATTTAACATTATTTGGGCAAATAAACCAATGTCAATGGTCATACGAAACCAAAAATCTTCGAAGGTTTTAAATAACTCTCAAAATTCGTGTTTAGAGCTGAAATGTTTTGAAGTTATCCATGGTATTAAATCTCCAATTTCAGGCTGTCCTCATGCAAAAATGATGCAGGACTGTCATGAGCACAGTCAAGAGATAACTGATGAAAATTTAGGTGGACATTTTCTTACTACCGTTTCTCCAATAAAAGATGAGTCTGGAAATGTGCTGGGAAGTGTCCACATTGCCCGTAACATCAATGAGGATAAAAAAGCAAAAGAAAACATTCAAAGATTGGCAGACGTTGTGGAATCTTCAGATGATGCTATTATAACTAAATCATTTGATGGGACTGTTATGAGCTGGAATATAGGGGCAGAACAAATTTACGGTTATTCAGCTCAGGAAATTATGGGGAAACCTATTTCAATATTGGAACCACCTCAACTTCGCAGAGAAACAAAAAAATTGATTAATAAAATTAAAAATGGAGAAAAAGTTGATCACTACGAGACACTACGGTTAAAAAAAGATGGTGAACTGATAAATGTTTCAGTAACACTTTCGCCTGTTTTCAGCGCTTCTGGAGAACTGGTTGCTATTTCAACAATTGCTAGAGATATAACGGAGAGAAAAATGGCTGAAAAACAGAAGCAAGAGTTGTTAGAGCGAACACAACAGTTTGCTGAAGAGTTAGAAGTCTCAAATGAAGAACTGCAGGTTACTACTGATGAACTGCAAACTGCCAATCTCGAATTACAGGCTACAACAGAAGAACTACAGGTTTCCAATGAAGAACTGCAGGATACCACAGAAGAACTTCAAGCTGCTAATGAAGAGCTCAGGCAGCAGGGAGATGAACTGCTACAAATTAATAAATCATTACTGGAGAGTGAAGAACGTTTCCGAGCTCTTGCAGACAATATTCCTAACCTTGCATGGATGGCAAATGCAGAAGGATGGATATTCTGGTATAACAAGCAGTGGTATGATTATACCGGCACAACGCTGGAAGAAATGCAGGGATGGGGCTGGCAGAAGGTACATCACCCAGATTACATTGATACTGTAACTGAAGAATGGTCTAAGAGTATCAAAGAAGGAAAGCCATATGATAACATGTTTCCTTTAAGGGGTAAAAACGGTAAATATCACTGGTTCCTTACAAGAGTTATACCAATCCATGACGAACAGGGCAATATTCAGCGCTGGTTTGGTACTAATACTGATATTACTGAACAAAAAAGGGCAAATGAGTTAATTTTATGGAATCATGGGCGTAATGAACTCCTAGCAGAGGTTTCCAGCAGGCTGCTGACAAGTGAAAACCCACAGGATATCATCGATGACTTGTGTTATAAAACCATGGAATTTTTAGAATGCGATGTATTTTTCAATTATTTAGTGGATGAAGAGAAGGGATGCTTGCATTTAAATGCTTATTCTGGAATCCCTGAAGAAGAAGCAAAGAGAATTGAATGGTTAGATTATGGAGTAGCTGTCTGTGGATGCGCAGCCCTCGAATCGCGCAGAATAGTCTCTGAAAATATCTTTGAAACACCAGATACAAGGACAGATTTGGTAAAAGGGTATGGTGTACAGGCATACGCATGTCACCCCCTATTGATAGAAGGGTTAAGTATAGGTACTCTTTCATTTGGTGCTAATTCTCGCGCTTATTTCACAGATGAAGAACTGGATTTAATGAAAGCTGTTGCGGATCAAATTGCAATTGCTATGAATAGGCTCATTTCAAATAGTATTTTAAAAGAAAGTGAAGAAGCTGCTATTCAAGTTAAGAAGGAATGGGAACACACTTTCGAGGCTGTACCTGATTTAATATCTATATTGGACACTGAATATAAAATTATTCGTGCAAATAAGGCTATGGCAGATAAATTTGGTATAACTCCTGAAGAGTGTGTTGGCCTGGCCTGTTATGAGATTATCCATGGAACTTGCGAACCACCTTCTTTTTGCCCGCATAAACTATTAATTGAAGATGGACTTGAGCATACAGAAGAAATCTGCGGGGACAATTGGGGTGGTGATTTTCTTGTAAGTGCTTCCCCGCTCTATGATTCTGAAGGAAGGCTTCAGGGAAGTGTTCATGTCGCGCGTGATATTAATGAGCGTAAAAGAAAGGAAAAAGAACTTAACAGGCTTAATAAAGCGTATATGGCACTTGGTAATAGTAGTCAGGCTATGATACGTGCTAAAGATGAGTTAGAGTACCTTGAAGAGGTATGCCGAATTATTGTGGAAGACTGCGGTCATTCCATGGTATGGGTAGGTTATGCTGATGAAGATGAAGCTAAAACTGTTCGACCAGTAGCATATTCTGGATTTGAAGAAGGATACCTTGAAACGTTAAATATTACATGGGCAGATACTGAACGCGGCCGTGGTCCAACAGGAACTGCCATTCGTACCGGAAAACCAAGTGCTTGTAAAAATATGTATTCAGATCCAAAATTTGCCCTCTGGCGTGAAAATGCAATTGAAAGGGGTTATGCATCTTCACTGGTTCTACCTTTGAAGATGTATGGGAGAGTTTTTGGTGCACTAACCATTTATTCAACAGAACTGGATTCCTTTTCAGATGATGAGGTTAAACTACTGACAGAATTAGCTGAAAACCTTGCTTATGGAATAAATGTAATCAGGTTGCGTATATCACGTGAACAAGCCGAGGCTGAATTGAAGGAAGCACGTGATAATCTGGAAATTCAGGTTAAAGAACGCACATTGGAGCTAGAAAAAGCTTATGAGTCTTTGAAGTTTGCTAACAATTATAATCGTAGTTTAATCGAGGCTAATCTTGATCCTTTAGTTACTATTGGTCCTGATGGTAAAATTACTGATGTAAATTATTCTACAGAACTTGTAACTGGATATTCTAGAGATGAGATTATAGGAACTGATTTTTCAGATTATTTCACTGAACCTGAAAAAGCTAGAAATGGGTATAAAGAGGTATTTCGAGAAGGCTGGGTATTTGATTATCCATTGGAAATTAAAAATAAAGATGGAAATGTGACCCCTGTTTTATACAATGCATCGGTTTACCGAAATGAAGATGGGGACGTAATCGGTGTTTTTGCTGCTGCACGTGACATTACAGAAATTAAACAGGCAGAAAAAGAGATTAAAAGACAGGCAGAATTACTTAATTTAACCCAGGAAGCTATTATAGTTCGAGATATGGGAAATAAGATTCTATTCTGGAACGATGGCGCTGTAAAAATATATGGTTGGAATGCGGAAGAGGCTAATGGTAAAATTACTCATTCATTACTCAAAACTGAGTTTCCACTATCCTTAAAAGAGGTAGACGAGGAATTAATTAATAACGGCCAATGGGGTGGTGAATTAGTACACACAAAACGTGATGGCAGTCAAATCACCGTACTAAGCCGGCAGGTACTTAAGAAAGACGAGAAAGAAAATCCTGTTTCCATTTTAGAAATTAATTCAGATATCAGCGAACGTAAAAAAATGGAAGAAGAGCTCGAGTTTGCAGGTAAATATAACCGTAACCTGATTGAAACCAGTTTAGACCCATTTGTTACTATTGGCCCCGATGGGAAGATCACCGATGTAAATGGTGCTACAGAGGCAGTTACTGGTCGCGCTCGAGATGAACTTATTGGCACTGATTTTTCAGATTATTTCACTGAACCTGAAAAAGCAAGGGAAGGATACAAGCGGGTGTTTAAAGATAGATGGATAATTGATTATCCCCTTGAGATTAAGCATAAAAAGGGACACATAACTCCTGTTTTATATAACGCTTCAGTCTATGAAGATGAATCTGGAAATGTAATCGGTGTTTTTGCAGCAGCACGTGATATAACTGAACGTAAAAAAGCTGAAAAACTGTTAAAATTGAAAATAGAAGAGCTCGCCCGTTCAAATGCAGAACTGGAACAGTTTGCTTATGTATCATCCCATGATTTACAGGAACCTTTAAGGATGATTGGAAGTTATTTGCAGCTTTTACAAAGGAGATATTACGGCGAACTTGATGATAAAGCTGATAAATACATTGATTTTGCAGTAGATGGCGCTTCACGTATGCAGAATTTAATAAATGATCTTTTAGAATTCTCTAGAGTGACCACTAGGGCCAGAGAATTTGAATCCACAGACTGCGAATTGGTCTTAAATCAAGTTTTATCTAATTTGGAACTATCTATAAAAGAAAGTGGAGCTGTTATATCTCATGATCATTTACCAATTATAATGGCTGATTCTACTCAGTTAGCCCAGGTATTCCAGAATTTAATCAGCAATGCTATAAAATTCCACAGTGAAAAAACACCAGAAATTACTATTTCCGTCCGAAAAGAAGATAACAACTGGATACTTTCAGTCGCTGACAATGGAATTGGAATTGATCCAAAACACGGTGAAAGGATCTTTGAAGTTTTTAAAAGATTACATAAACGAAGAGATTATCCCGGAACAGGAATAGGGCTTTCAATTTGTAAAAAAATAGTAGAAAGGCATGGAGGACATATATGGGTAGAATCAGAACCGGGTAAAGGTTCAATTTTTTATTTCACGCTACCTGTAGGTCATATCAAAAATTAG
- a CDS encoding 30S ribosomal protein S24e has translation MEIEIKEKIENPLLNRTEIHFDCTYAGEATPKTLDIKNKLVALLDADKNLLVVDKVLPKFGEGKAEGYAKIYDNEENLNKIETKHVLAKNQEPQEGEEAEEE, from the coding sequence ATGGAAATCGAAATTAAAGAAAAAATTGAAAATCCACTTTTAAACAGAACTGAAATACACTTTGACTGCACATACGCTGGAGAAGCTACTCCAAAAACTTTAGATATTAAAAATAAACTTGTCGCACTACTCGATGCAGATAAAAACCTTTTAGTGGTTGATAAAGTTTTACCTAAATTTGGAGAAGGTAAAGCTGAAGGATATGCAAAGATCTACGACAACGAAGAAAACTTAAACAAAATTGAAACTAAACATGTTTTAGCTAAAAATCAGGAACCTCAAGAAGGCGAAGAAGCAGAGGAGGAATAA
- the eif2g gene encoding translation initiation factor IF-2 subunit gamma, whose protein sequence is MKVQSEVNIGLVGHVDHGKTTLTKALSGIWTDTHSEETKRGISIRLGYADITFRQCTECPEPQCYTTALVCEHCGKETEVLRKVSFVDSPGHETLMATMLSGAAIMDGAVLVIAANEPCPQPQTKEHLMALDVIGVKDVIVVQNKIDIVSKERAIESYDEIKEFVKGTCAEDAPIIPISAQQGANVDILIETIQERIQTPERLLDKPAKMYVARSFDINKPGCIPEKIDGGVIGGSLAQGKLKVGDKLEVKPGIQVKKKGKTSWMSLHSEITGLVAAGKAVDEVGPGGLIAVGTKLDPALTKADSLSGSVAGEPETLPPILHDFTMATHLLERVVGTKEERVVEPIKSSEPLMINIGTTTTIGVVTSARKNEVDVKLKLPVCAESGQRVALSRRVGARWRLIGYGIIK, encoded by the coding sequence GTGAAAGTACAATCTGAAGTAAATATAGGGCTTGTAGGACACGTTGACCACGGTAAAACTACACTTACAAAGGCCTTATCAGGTATATGGACCGATACTCACAGTGAAGAAACAAAAAGAGGAATTTCAATAAGATTAGGTTATGCTGACATAACCTTTAGGCAGTGTACCGAATGTCCAGAACCTCAATGTTATACCACAGCCCTTGTATGTGAACACTGTGGTAAAGAAACAGAAGTATTGAGGAAAGTATCATTTGTAGATTCTCCCGGACACGAAACACTCATGGCAACAATGTTATCTGGTGCGGCGATAATGGATGGGGCAGTATTAGTAATAGCTGCAAACGAACCATGTCCTCAACCACAAACAAAAGAACACCTTATGGCTTTAGATGTTATAGGGGTCAAAGATGTCATAGTCGTCCAAAATAAAATTGATATAGTCTCTAAAGAAAGAGCTATAGAAAGTTATGATGAAATAAAGGAATTTGTAAAGGGTACCTGTGCAGAAGATGCACCTATAATACCTATATCAGCTCAACAGGGTGCAAATGTAGATATTTTAATTGAAACTATTCAGGAAAGAATTCAAACTCCTGAAAGATTACTAGATAAACCCGCTAAAATGTACGTTGCAAGATCCTTTGATATCAACAAACCGGGTTGTATTCCTGAAAAGATAGATGGTGGAGTTATAGGAGGCTCCTTAGCTCAAGGAAAACTCAAAGTAGGAGATAAACTTGAAGTTAAGCCAGGGATTCAGGTTAAAAAGAAAGGAAAAACCTCATGGATGAGCTTACACTCTGAAATCACAGGTTTAGTTGCAGCAGGTAAAGCTGTAGATGAAGTAGGGCCTGGAGGCCTTATAGCTGTCGGTACTAAACTAGATCCAGCATTAACTAAAGCAGATTCTTTATCTGGATCAGTTGCAGGAGAACCAGAGACACTTCCACCAATATTACATGATTTCACAATGGCAACTCATCTTCTTGAAAGGGTAGTAGGTACAAAAGAAGAAAGAGTAGTGGAACCTATAAAATCTTCAGAACCACTTATGATTAACATAGGAACAACAACAACCATTGGTGTAGTAACAAGCGCCAGAAAAAACGAAGTGGATGTAAAACTTAAATTACCTGTTTGTGCAGAATCTGGCCAGAGAGTCGCTTTAAGCCGACGTGTTGGTGCAAGATGGAGGTTAATTGGATATGGTATCATCAAATAA
- a CDS encoding DNA-directed RNA polymerase: MSKIEDTVRVPPTLFDEPLEEIAFELLNENYVGMIDKKLGLMVTVKEIEEIGIGRVIMGDGAAYHNVTFTALFFKPELQEIVEGEVIEITEFGAFVRMGPMDGLVHVSQVTDDYINYDSKRGALLGKESKKTLEEGDKVRARIVALSLKGKSSKETKIGLTMRQPGLGRPEWIEKEKRKKK, encoded by the coding sequence ATATCAAAAATTGAGGATACTGTAAGAGTTCCACCGACATTATTTGATGAACCACTGGAAGAAATAGCATTTGAACTTCTAAATGAAAATTATGTCGGGATGATTGACAAAAAGCTTGGTTTAATGGTTACAGTAAAAGAGATTGAAGAAATAGGCATCGGCCGGGTTATAATGGGCGACGGTGCAGCATATCATAACGTCACTTTTACAGCACTATTTTTCAAGCCAGAGCTACAGGAAATTGTAGAAGGAGAAGTTATTGAAATAACTGAATTCGGAGCCTTTGTCAGAATGGGACCAATGGATGGTCTGGTACACGTATCACAGGTTACTGATGACTACATAAATTACGATTCAAAGAGAGGAGCATTGCTTGGAAAAGAATCCAAAAAAACTCTTGAAGAAGGAGATAAAGTCCGTGCAAGGATTGTAGCTTTAAGTCTTAAAGGAAAATCCTCCAAAGAAACCAAGATAGGCCTTACAATGAGGCAACCTGGCCTTGGAAGACCTGAATGGATTGAAAAAGAGAAAAGGAAGAAGAAATAA
- a CDS encoding type II toxin-antitoxin system VapC family toxin — MIPAQFHVDILAELERILPNYTFVVPSFVTGELENIKKRSKGKDRIAASVALKLIESSNINVIDIDLKYKERVDDALLRISKVLCTNDGGLQKRARNKGLTVVYLRQKKYLAVEGYLGL, encoded by the coding sequence ATGATACCCGCTCAATTTCATGTTGATATTTTAGCAGAACTTGAGCGAATTCTACCAAATTACACATTTGTGGTTCCGTCATTTGTTACCGGCGAACTTGAAAATATAAAGAAGAGATCAAAGGGAAAAGACAGAATTGCAGCATCAGTTGCCCTTAAACTAATAGAGTCATCTAATATCAATGTAATTGATATTGATTTAAAATATAAAGAACGAGTTGATGACGCTTTACTTCGAATATCTAAAGTGTTATGTACAAATGATGGTGGCCTTCAGAAAAGGGCACGAAATAAAGGGTTAACTGTTGTATATTTACGTCAGAAGAAGTATCTGGCAGTTGAAGGATATTTAGGTTTATAA
- the argH gene encoding argininosuccinate lyase, producing the protein MNLRSGRLKGKMSDEAASFNSSLEFDKRIFEADIELNTAHTTMLARQGIIPEETAQNILKALKDLKEEGIEALDLDISVEDIHMAVENYVTSKIGADAGYMHTAKSRNDQVATDLRLVLKEEIKLIGNSILRFIEEILDMADEHKETIFVGYTHLQHAQPTTFAHHLLAYANALRRDYERLMDAYKRVDMNPLGSAALTTTSFPIDREMTTKLLGFSRVMENSIDGVSSRDFIAETVFSLSMMGSTISKICEELINWSTYEFGVIEIGYEYSSTSSIMPQKKNPDIAELARAKSAVLTGELMTIMTILKALPYSYNKDLQEVTPHLWNSVDTAKAILSIMNGMLSSITVNKERAAELAKSNFATATELADILVREKNMPFRTAHKIVGRMVTKALESKVSLDDIDSKFLDKVAHEIMGKSLDLNDESIRKALDPYENVKARTVIGGSSPEAVEKVIVSLRIFLNEEI; encoded by the coding sequence TTGAATTTAAGATCTGGACGACTTAAGGGAAAGATGAGCGATGAAGCTGCATCTTTTAACTCTTCTTTAGAATTTGATAAACGCATTTTTGAAGCCGATATTGAACTTAACACTGCACATACTACCATGCTTGCAAGGCAAGGAATAATTCCTGAAGAAACAGCGCAAAATATCTTAAAAGCGCTTAAAGACCTTAAAGAAGAAGGTATTGAAGCTCTTGATCTTGATATTTCAGTTGAAGACATCCATATGGCTGTTGAAAATTATGTAACTTCTAAAATAGGTGCAGATGCAGGTTACATGCATACCGCTAAATCAAGAAATGATCAGGTAGCTACAGATCTTAGACTGGTTTTAAAGGAAGAAATTAAATTAATAGGTAATTCTATACTCCGCTTTATTGAAGAAATTCTTGACATGGCTGATGAGCACAAAGAGACTATTTTTGTGGGTTACACTCACCTACAGCATGCTCAACCAACTACATTTGCACACCATTTGCTTGCCTATGCTAATGCACTGCGAAGAGATTATGAAAGACTTATGGATGCATATAAAAGAGTAGATATGAATCCGCTTGGTTCTGCAGCTTTAACTACAACCAGTTTTCCTATTGATAGGGAAATGACTACAAAATTACTTGGATTTAGTAGAGTTATGGAGAATTCAATTGATGGTGTGAGTTCAAGGGATTTTATTGCAGAAACTGTTTTTTCTCTTTCAATGATGGGTTCTACAATCAGTAAAATATGTGAAGAGCTTATAAATTGGAGTACTTATGAATTTGGAGTAATTGAGATTGGATATGAATATTCTTCAACATCTTCAATCATGCCTCAAAAGAAGAATCCTGATATTGCAGAACTTGCAAGGGCAAAAAGCGCAGTTCTCACCGGGGAATTGATGACCATTATGACTATTTTAAAAGCGTTACCCTACAGCTATAATAAAGATTTACAGGAAGTAACTCCTCACCTTTGGAACTCTGTAGATACGGCTAAAGCCATACTCAGTATAATGAATGGCATGTTATCAAGTATCACTGTAAATAAGGAACGTGCAGCAGAACTTGCAAAATCTAATTTTGCCACTGCAACTGAGCTAGCAGATATACTGGTACGTGAAAAAAACATGCCTTTTAGAACAGCCCATAAAATAGTTGGTCGGATGGTTACGAAAGCTCTTGAGAGTAAGGTCTCTCTTGATGATATTGATTCGAAGTTTTTAGATAAAGTTGCCCATGAAATAATGGGTAAATCATTAGATCTAAATGATGAGTCAATAAGGAAAGCTCTGGATCCATATGAAAATGTAAAAGCAAGGACTGTAATAGGTGGATCTTCTCCTGAAGCAGTTGAAAAAGTTATTGTCAGTCTAAGAATCTTCTTAAATGAAGAAATTTAA
- the spt4 gene encoding transcription elongation factor subunit Spt4 translates to MVTKACTRCHRLMEEERCAICNIPSSKNWSGFLIVLDPENSGIAQELNINLPGEYALRVR, encoded by the coding sequence ATGGTTACAAAAGCTTGTACAAGATGTCATAGGCTGATGGAAGAAGAAAGATGTGCCATATGCAATATACCATCTTCAAAAAACTGGAGCGGTTTTCTGATAGTACTTGATCCAGAAAACTCAGGTATTGCACAGGAACTTAACATAAATCTTCCCGGTGAGTATGCCTTAAGAGTCAGATAA
- a CDS encoding GTP-dependent dephospho-CoA kinase family protein produces the protein MLVLKEESRGIFKKPFGKLYPALCEVDRDFLENHFIISIGDATTNNVLNADIIPKIGIIDNKIEREISKHKIEYNAITLNVDNPPGTITDELWETIKKAKHLATAEESNVLIIVNGEEDLAVIPCVLMAPEDTVILYGQPGEGLVVAEADKIRDIAKKMLDHFEKKV, from the coding sequence GTGTTAGTACTTAAAGAAGAAAGTAGGGGAATTTTTAAAAAACCATTTGGTAAACTTTACCCTGCTTTGTGCGAGGTAGATCGAGATTTTCTTGAAAATCATTTCATAATCTCAATTGGAGATGCTACCACAAACAATGTTTTAAATGCAGATATAATACCTAAAATTGGTATTATTGATAATAAAATTGAAAGAGAAATTTCTAAACATAAAATTGAGTATAATGCAATCACTTTGAATGTTGACAATCCACCAGGGACAATAACAGATGAACTCTGGGAAACCATAAAAAAAGCTAAACATCTTGCTACCGCCGAAGAATCTAATGTTTTAATAATAGTAAATGGTGAGGAAGATTTAGCTGTGATTCCTTGTGTTTTAATGGCCCCTGAAGATACTGTAATTTTATATGGGCAACCTGGAGAAGGTCTTGTGGTTGCTGAAGCTGATAAGATAAGGGATATAGCAAAAAAAATGCTGGATCACTTTGAGAAAAAGGTTTAA